From the Microbacterium thalassium genome, one window contains:
- a CDS encoding aldo/keto reductase yields the protein MLTIPTVTLNDGIRFPELGLGTYNLRGDEGVAAIVAAIDSGYRLLDTAVNYQNETEVGEAVRRSGIDRDELLVTSKIPGREHGYDEAITSIRGSLERLGLDRIDLQLIHWPNPSVGKWVDTWRGMIEARDQGLVRSIGVSNFTEDMITRLEGETGVVPAVNQVELHPYFPQAALRAFHAAHGIRTESWSPLARRSELLNEPLIADLAETYGVTPTQLVLRWHVELGTTPIPKSADPDRQRENADVFDFSLTHDHITAISRLERGRLWGADPLTHEEM from the coding sequence ATGCTGACGATCCCCACCGTGACCCTCAACGACGGCATCCGCTTCCCCGAGCTCGGGCTCGGCACCTACAACCTCCGCGGCGACGAGGGCGTCGCCGCCATCGTCGCCGCGATCGACTCGGGCTACCGGCTCCTCGACACCGCTGTGAACTACCAGAACGAGACCGAGGTCGGCGAGGCGGTCCGCCGCAGCGGCATCGACCGCGACGAGCTGCTGGTGACCTCGAAGATCCCCGGTCGCGAACACGGCTACGACGAGGCGATCACCAGCATCCGCGGCTCGCTCGAGCGGCTGGGCCTGGACCGCATCGACCTTCAGCTCATCCACTGGCCGAACCCGAGCGTCGGCAAGTGGGTCGACACGTGGCGCGGCATGATCGAGGCGCGCGACCAGGGCCTCGTCCGGTCGATCGGCGTGTCGAACTTCACCGAGGACATGATCACGCGACTCGAAGGCGAGACGGGCGTCGTGCCGGCGGTCAACCAGGTCGAGCTGCATCCGTACTTCCCGCAGGCGGCGCTGCGCGCCTTCCACGCCGCCCACGGCATCCGCACCGAGAGCTGGAGCCCGCTCGCACGCCGCAGCGAGCTGCTGAACGAGCCGCTCATCGCCGACCTCGCCGAGACCTACGGGGTGACGCCGACCCAGCTGGTGCTCCGCTGGCACGTGGAGCTCGGCACCACGCCGATCCCGAAGTCGGCCGACCCCGACCGCCAGCGCGAGAACGCCGACGTGTTCGACTTCTCGCTCACCCACGACCACATCACGGCGATCTCGCGCCTCGAGCGCGGCCGCCTGTGGGGCGCCGACCCGCTCACGCACGAGGAGATGTAG
- the coaBC gene encoding bifunctional phosphopantothenoylcysteine decarboxylase/phosphopantothenate--cysteine ligase CoaBC — MFVVVGVSGGIAAYKTVQLVRLLVQAGHDVHVVPTDDAVRFVGLPTWESISRNPVTTSVHDDVPTVRHVALGQAAELVIVAPATANTLAKMAAGLADDLLGTTLLATTAPVAVAPAMHTEMWLHPATQANVQTLRDRGVEIIGPEDGPLTGGDVGPGRMTEPDDVFARALALVERPRDLAGVRVVVSAGGTREPIDPVRYLGNRSSGRQGVAVALAAADRGARVTLVAAHLDSGIGDPAVRHPLIDVVPAGTAAELGAAVTGASTDADVIVMAAAVADYRVADVSDRKLAKEDAAGPGLTLELVQNDDILAGLVDARRAGQTIVGFAAETPAEGEDLVERGIRKRRRKGVDLLAVNEVGWTTGFETADNTLVVIDAADAVVARASGSKREVADALWDAIVAARA, encoded by the coding sequence GTGTTCGTGGTCGTGGGAGTCAGCGGCGGGATCGCCGCGTACAAGACCGTGCAGCTGGTGAGGCTGCTCGTCCAGGCCGGCCACGACGTCCATGTCGTCCCCACCGACGATGCCGTGCGGTTCGTCGGACTGCCCACATGGGAGTCGATCAGCCGGAACCCCGTGACGACGTCGGTCCACGACGACGTCCCCACGGTCCGCCACGTCGCCCTGGGGCAGGCGGCCGAGCTGGTCATCGTGGCGCCGGCCACGGCGAACACCCTCGCCAAGATGGCCGCAGGTCTCGCCGACGACCTCCTGGGCACCACCCTACTGGCCACCACGGCACCGGTCGCCGTGGCGCCCGCGATGCACACCGAGATGTGGCTGCACCCCGCCACGCAGGCGAACGTGCAGACGCTGCGCGACCGCGGCGTCGAGATCATCGGCCCCGAGGACGGGCCCCTCACCGGCGGTGACGTGGGACCCGGCCGCATGACCGAGCCCGACGACGTCTTCGCGCGCGCCCTCGCCCTCGTGGAGCGACCGCGCGATCTCGCCGGCGTGCGCGTCGTCGTCAGCGCCGGCGGCACGCGCGAGCCGATCGATCCGGTGCGCTACCTCGGCAACCGCTCCAGCGGCCGGCAGGGTGTCGCGGTGGCGCTCGCCGCCGCCGACCGCGGCGCGCGGGTCACGCTCGTGGCCGCGCATCTCGACAGCGGCATCGGCGACCCGGCCGTGCGGCATCCGCTCATCGACGTCGTGCCCGCGGGCACGGCCGCCGAACTGGGTGCGGCCGTGACCGGCGCCTCGACCGACGCGGACGTCATCGTCATGGCCGCCGCCGTGGCCGACTATCGCGTCGCCGATGTGTCGGACCGCAAGCTCGCCAAAGAGGATGCCGCCGGCCCCGGGCTGACGCTCGAGCTCGTCCAGAACGACGACATCCTCGCGGGGCTCGTCGACGCCCGCCGCGCGGGACAGACGATCGTCGGCTTCGCCGCCGAGACCCCCGCCGAGGGCGAGGATCTCGTCGAGCGCGGCATCCGCAAGCGCCGGCGCAAGGGCGTCGACCTGCTGGCCGTCAACGAAGTCGGCTGGACGACCGGCTTCGAGACCGCCGACAACACCCTCGTCGTGATCGACGCCGCCGATGCCGTCGTCGCCCGCGCCTCGGGGTCGAAGCGCGAGGTGGCCGACGCCCTCTGGGACGCCATCGTCGCCGCCCGCGCCTGA
- the sigJ gene encoding RNA polymerase sigma factor SigJ, with protein sequence MEVLSDLAGERSGLMALAYRMLGTVADAEDAVQETYVRWYRLSEDERAAVENPAAWLTRVASRVCLDVLGSARVRREQYVGEWLPEPVPAASPVAAAAPPDPLDRVTLDDSVSTALLIVLEALTPAQRVVFVLHDVFGMPFDEVAEAVGRTPAACRQLATAARRHVRDGRARRASRALHDQLVAAFADACATGDLDALTTVLAPDVELRSDGGGKVSAARRPVRGADDVGRFLLGLIRQRPEATMSPIQTADGLGFIVHDAGIVEAVITVGVADAAVTDVWIMRNPDKLTAWE encoded by the coding sequence ATGGAGGTTCTGTCCGATCTCGCCGGGGAGCGCAGCGGTCTGATGGCGCTGGCCTACCGCATGCTCGGAACGGTGGCCGATGCCGAGGACGCCGTGCAGGAGACCTACGTGCGCTGGTACCGGCTGTCCGAGGACGAGCGTGCCGCGGTCGAGAATCCGGCGGCCTGGCTGACGCGCGTCGCGAGCCGCGTGTGCCTCGACGTCCTCGGCAGCGCCCGCGTGCGACGCGAGCAGTACGTGGGGGAATGGCTCCCCGAACCGGTGCCGGCGGCGTCGCCGGTGGCGGCCGCAGCGCCGCCCGATCCGCTCGACCGCGTCACCCTCGACGACTCGGTGAGCACGGCACTGCTGATCGTGCTCGAGGCGCTCACGCCGGCGCAGCGGGTCGTGTTCGTGCTGCACGACGTGTTCGGGATGCCGTTCGACGAGGTCGCCGAGGCCGTCGGCCGGACGCCGGCGGCGTGCCGGCAGCTCGCCACCGCCGCGCGCCGGCACGTCCGGGACGGTCGCGCTCGTCGCGCGTCGAGAGCTCTGCACGATCAGCTGGTCGCGGCGTTCGCGGACGCGTGCGCGACGGGCGACCTGGACGCCCTCACGACGGTGCTCGCCCCCGACGTCGAGCTGCGCTCGGACGGCGGCGGCAAGGTGTCGGCGGCGCGCCGCCCGGTGCGCGGGGCCGACGACGTCGGCCGCTTCCTCCTCGGTCTCATCCGCCAGCGGCCCGAGGCGACGATGTCGCCGATCCAGACGGCCGACGGCCTCGGCTTCATCGTGCACGACGCCGGGATCGTCGAGGCCGTCATCACCGTCGGCGTGGCGGACGCGGCCGTCACCGACGTGTGGATCATGCGCAACCCCGACAAGCTCACCGCCTGGGAGTGA
- a CDS encoding SDR family oxidoreductase, producing the protein MRIAITGGTGTLGRHIVRAVRARGDDPVVLARATGVDLTTGAGLDAALDGVDAVIDAVNVMTLSAEETTRFFAATTANLAAAAGRQDVAHLVVPSIVGIDRAPRGYYVGKLAHEKAVRESGVPWTIQRLTQFHEFAGQIFAAASAGPFHVAPRARVQPVAAETAAERLAALAAGPAAGRVRDVAGPREERLDDMVRAYARHIGHRGWMPGVSLPGGQMRAMRAGLVLPDDTAERTGPAFADWLSALPPQAEGSRGPVPSSARE; encoded by the coding sequence ATGAGGATCGCGATCACCGGCGGCACCGGCACACTCGGCCGCCACATCGTCCGGGCCGTGCGGGCGCGCGGAGACGATCCGGTCGTGCTCGCGCGGGCGACGGGCGTCGACCTGACCACGGGTGCGGGCCTGGATGCCGCCCTGGACGGCGTCGACGCCGTCATCGACGCCGTCAATGTCATGACCCTGTCGGCCGAGGAGACCACGCGCTTCTTCGCGGCGACGACCGCGAACCTCGCGGCCGCGGCAGGGCGGCAGGATGTGGCCCATCTGGTGGTGCCGTCGATCGTCGGCATCGACCGGGCTCCGCGCGGCTACTACGTCGGCAAGCTCGCGCACGAGAAGGCGGTGCGCGAGTCCGGCGTGCCGTGGACGATCCAGCGGCTCACGCAGTTCCACGAGTTCGCCGGACAGATCTTCGCGGCCGCATCGGCGGGCCCGTTCCACGTCGCGCCGCGCGCGCGGGTGCAGCCGGTGGCGGCGGAGACGGCCGCGGAGAGGCTGGCGGCGCTCGCCGCCGGCCCCGCCGCCGGACGCGTGCGCGACGTCGCAGGGCCGCGCGAGGAGAGGCTCGACGACATGGTGCGCGCCTACGCACGGCACATCGGCCACCGCGGCTGGATGCCCGGCGTGAGCCTTCCGGGCGGCCAGATGAGGGCGATGCGGGCCGGGCTCGTGCTGCCCGACGACACCGCCGAGCGCACGGGGCCCGCGTTCGCGGACTGGCTCTCGGCGCTGCCGCCGCAGGCCGAGGGCTCGCGCGGTCCCGTGCCCTCCTCGGCGCGGGAGTGA
- a CDS encoding S9 family peptidase encodes MSDTPFDSLDDCFALPRVEALALSPDGSRAVLTVATLKKDGTGYERALWTVPADGSGAPRRLTRSAKGEAGAAFTPAGDVLFVSARADAEGDATDESAQLWQLPATGGEARPVTRLAGGVDGIAAVAEQSGQVVVAASLLPSADSVEADAALRTKRKEAKVAAMLHETYPIRYWDHDLGPAQPHLLGLDLAGFADTIPAPEDTATDAGGEDDSADPSPYPPTLPRPIDLTPQPGRSVDNAEAALTPDGRTLIAAITQPEERGGRSVLVAIDTATGERTTLFDEPGFDIGSPVISHDGTVLAFGRAARSTPAGPSDEEVWVSALDGAGARRIAPAWDRWATSLAFAADDTALIATADQDGRGPVFRLPLDGGEPEQLTHDDFTYTHVGVDRAGGGYVALRSSYIAPPHPVRIAPDGAVTPLASPAPLPDVPGTIVDVEATAADGARVRGWLMLPEGASADIPAPLLLWIHGGPVASWNAWSWRWNPALAVARGYAVLLPDPGLSTGYGLDHIARGWNAWGAEPYTDLLAITDAVEARPDIDETRTAAMGGSFGGYMANWVAGHTDRFRAIVTHASLWALDQFQGTTDHSVYWQRIFTPEAMIEHSPHRHVESIRTPLLVIHGDKDYRVPVGEALRLWSDLAEHHAAEDGTMAHRFLYYPDENHWILKPQHAKVWYETVFAFLDQHVLGADWVRPRLLG; translated from the coding sequence ATGTCCGACACCCCCTTCGACTCGCTCGACGACTGCTTCGCCCTTCCCCGCGTCGAGGCGCTGGCGCTCTCACCCGACGGCTCCCGCGCCGTCCTCACCGTCGCCACCCTGAAGAAGGACGGCACCGGCTACGAGCGCGCACTGTGGACCGTCCCCGCCGACGGCTCGGGCGCACCCCGGCGCCTGACGCGATCGGCGAAGGGCGAGGCCGGCGCCGCGTTCACGCCGGCGGGCGACGTGCTGTTCGTGTCGGCGCGCGCGGATGCCGAGGGCGACGCCACGGACGAGTCGGCGCAGCTGTGGCAGCTCCCCGCCACCGGCGGCGAGGCACGCCCGGTGACGCGGCTTGCGGGCGGCGTGGACGGCATCGCGGCGGTCGCCGAGCAGAGCGGTCAGGTCGTCGTGGCGGCATCCCTGCTCCCGTCGGCCGACTCCGTCGAAGCCGACGCGGCGCTGCGCACGAAGCGCAAAGAGGCCAAGGTCGCCGCGATGCTGCACGAGACCTACCCCATCCGCTACTGGGACCACGACCTGGGTCCCGCGCAGCCGCATCTGCTGGGCCTCGACCTTGCCGGCTTCGCCGACACGATCCCCGCACCGGAGGACACGGCGACGGATGCCGGCGGCGAGGACGACTCCGCCGACCCGTCGCCCTACCCGCCGACGCTGCCGCGGCCGATCGACCTCACCCCCCAGCCGGGTCGCTCCGTCGACAACGCCGAGGCCGCCCTGACCCCGGACGGGCGAACGCTCATCGCCGCGATCACGCAACCCGAGGAGCGCGGCGGCCGCAGCGTGCTCGTCGCGATCGACACCGCCACCGGTGAGCGGACGACGCTGTTCGACGAACCGGGCTTCGACATCGGCTCGCCGGTCATCAGCCACGACGGCACGGTCCTGGCCTTCGGCCGTGCGGCCCGCAGCACCCCGGCCGGACCCTCCGACGAAGAGGTGTGGGTGTCCGCGCTCGACGGCGCCGGCGCTCGCCGCATCGCCCCGGCGTGGGACCGGTGGGCGACCTCGCTCGCGTTCGCCGCGGACGACACCGCCCTCATCGCGACCGCGGATCAGGACGGCCGCGGTCCGGTCTTCCGCCTGCCGCTGGACGGCGGCGAGCCCGAGCAGCTCACACACGACGACTTCACGTATACGCACGTCGGCGTCGACCGTGCCGGCGGCGGGTACGTCGCGCTCCGCTCCTCGTACATCGCGCCGCCCCATCCCGTGCGCATCGCGCCCGACGGCGCCGTCACGCCGCTGGCGAGCCCCGCGCCCCTGCCGGACGTCCCCGGCACCATCGTCGATGTCGAGGCGACGGCAGCCGACGGCGCGCGCGTGCGCGGTTGGCTGATGCTCCCCGAAGGCGCGTCCGCCGACATCCCCGCTCCGCTGCTGCTGTGGATCCACGGCGGCCCCGTCGCCAGCTGGAACGCGTGGAGCTGGCGCTGGAACCCCGCGCTCGCCGTCGCCCGCGGGTACGCGGTGCTGCTGCCCGACCCGGGCCTGTCGACCGGCTACGGCCTCGACCACATCGCGCGAGGCTGGAACGCGTGGGGCGCCGAGCCGTACACCGACCTCCTGGCGATCACGGATGCCGTCGAGGCTCGCCCCGACATCGACGAGACCCGCACCGCCGCGATGGGCGGCTCGTTCGGCGGCTACATGGCCAACTGGGTCGCCGGACACACGGACCGGTTCCGGGCGATCGTGACGCACGCGAGCCTGTGGGCGCTCGACCAGTTCCAGGGGACGACCGATCACTCCGTCTACTGGCAGCGCATCTTCACGCCCGAGGCGATGATCGAGCACTCGCCGCACCGCCACGTCGAGAGCATCCGCACCCCGCTCCTGGTCATCCACGGCGACAAGGACTACCGCGTGCCCGTCGGCGAGGCGCTGCGGCTGTGGAGCGACCTCGCCGAGCACCATGCGGCAGAGGACGGGACCATGGCGCACCGGTTCCTGTACTACCCGGACGAGAACCACTGGATCCTGAAGCCCCAGCACGCGAAGGTCTGGTACGAGACCGTGTTCGCCTTCCTCGACCAGCACGTGCTCGGCGCGGACTGGGTGCGTCCGCGGCTGCTCGGCTGA
- a CDS encoding agmatine deiminase family protein, whose protein sequence is MTWMMPPEWAPHDRLWMAFPRVGQTLGDDPASADEARDTWAAVANAAVGFEPVTMVVDPSAVGEARARLSSEVELVEAPLDDFWMRDIGPTFVIDEAGGLGAVDWTFNGWGANAWATWTRDDRIASFVGERAGARHLVSALVNEGGGIHVDGEGTVLVTETVQLDPRRNPYATKERVEQELERTIGATHAIWLPKGLWRDYAGWGTRGHVDMVATFAKPGTVLLHWQDDPAHPDYAVSRELRSVLENATDAAGRSLEIIELPAPAALRDEENFVDYSYVNHVVVNDGVIACGYGELEADERAAAILREAYGRDVVTIDARPILARGGGIHCITQQQPTAGAR, encoded by the coding sequence ATGACCTGGATGATGCCGCCCGAGTGGGCGCCGCACGACCGCCTGTGGATGGCCTTCCCCCGCGTGGGGCAGACCCTCGGCGACGATCCCGCCTCCGCCGACGAGGCCCGCGACACGTGGGCCGCCGTCGCCAACGCCGCCGTCGGGTTCGAGCCGGTCACGATGGTCGTCGACCCCTCCGCGGTCGGGGAGGCCCGCGCGCGCCTGTCCTCCGAGGTCGAGCTCGTCGAGGCGCCGCTGGACGACTTCTGGATGCGCGACATCGGCCCGACGTTCGTGATCGACGAGGCGGGCGGCCTCGGGGCGGTCGACTGGACCTTCAACGGCTGGGGCGCGAACGCGTGGGCGACCTGGACGCGCGACGACCGCATCGCGTCGTTCGTCGGCGAGCGGGCCGGTGCGCGCCACCTGGTGTCGGCGCTCGTGAACGAGGGCGGCGGCATCCACGTCGACGGCGAGGGCACGGTGCTGGTGACCGAGACGGTGCAGCTCGATCCGCGTCGCAACCCGTACGCGACGAAGGAGCGCGTCGAGCAGGAGCTCGAGCGCACGATCGGCGCGACGCACGCGATCTGGCTGCCGAAGGGCCTGTGGCGCGACTACGCCGGCTGGGGCACGCGCGGACACGTCGACATGGTCGCGACGTTCGCGAAGCCCGGCACCGTCCTGCTGCACTGGCAGGACGACCCCGCCCACCCCGACTACGCCGTGTCGCGCGAGCTCCGCTCCGTGCTGGAGAACGCCACGGATGCCGCCGGCCGCTCGCTCGAGATCATCGAGCTGCCGGCCCCGGCCGCGCTTCGCGATGAGGAGAACTTCGTCGACTACAGCTACGTCAACCACGTCGTGGTCAACGACGGCGTCATCGCGTGCGGCTACGGCGAGCTCGAGGCCGACGAGCGCGCCGCAGCGATCCTGCGCGAGGCCTACGGGCGCGACGTCGTGACGATCGACGCCCGCCCGATCCTCGCGCGGGGCGGCGGCATCCACTGCATCACGCAGCAGCAGCCGACGGCGGGCGCGCGATGA
- a CDS encoding TetR/AcrR family transcriptional regulator: MSTTRARTRKTPHERSAEIVAAATGLAREAGLGALTQRAVAQRAGVATGLVAHYQPMEDLVAQVYRDLVDVELREVAATLAGESDPAARLRLLIDTLVAGDRDDLTVVWVEGWAMARRSPVLAETVRAEMARWQDLVQDLIADGCRTGAFATREPGEVAWQLLGMIDGINAQSLARGADASAFAGRVARAAEALVEAEPGALRRTT; encoded by the coding sequence ATGTCAACCACTCGGGCGCGCACCCGCAAGACGCCGCACGAACGGTCCGCCGAGATCGTCGCGGCGGCCACCGGCCTCGCCCGCGAAGCGGGGCTGGGCGCCCTCACGCAGCGGGCCGTCGCACAGCGCGCGGGCGTCGCGACGGGGCTCGTCGCGCACTATCAGCCCATGGAGGACCTGGTCGCCCAGGTCTACCGCGACCTCGTCGACGTCGAGCTGCGCGAGGTCGCGGCGACGCTCGCGGGGGAGTCCGATCCCGCCGCGCGCCTGCGCCTGCTCATCGACACCCTCGTCGCCGGCGACCGGGACGACCTCACCGTCGTGTGGGTCGAGGGCTGGGCGATGGCGCGCCGGAGCCCCGTGCTCGCCGAGACCGTCCGCGCCGAGATGGCCCGCTGGCAGGACCTCGTCCAGGACCTCATCGCCGACGGATGCCGGACGGGCGCGTTCGCGACGCGCGAGCCCGGCGAGGTGGCATGGCAGCTGCTCGGCATGATCGACGGCATCAACGCCCAGTCGCTGGCGCGGGGAGCGGATGCGTCGGCTTTCGCGGGCCGCGTCGCGCGCGCCGCCGAAGCACTCGTCGAGGCCGAGCCGGGCGCGCTGCGCCGCACGACCTGA
- a CDS encoding cation:proton antiporter produces the protein MNVEGWGLVIILGALIAFAPFSKRLAGTPITPAMVFTGVGLLLGTTALGVWEPSIGSAGLRVIAELSLTLVLFSDAASIDSRRLMRQTSLPARLLLIALPLTILLGALLAMPLFPELSVFAALALAVMLAPTDAALGQTVVSDKRLPTMLRQGLNAESGLNDGICVPILVTAVAFAEVEEAPAFEGQILLDLVRELSIALAVGVVLGLAVVGIVRLADRRGWMSDDWAMIVAVAAALLTYSATNELGGSGFIAAFVAGIVYGRGVGPRAVTWIHLDERVGTMLSAATFLLFGAVMVGPALADLDVWIALYAVLSLTVVRMLPVALSLLGSGASAPTTLFAGWFGPRGLATIVFALTIVDESGLAEAPLITDAATVVVVLSIIAHGLSAPWLTARYAHWLDGHRDVLAHRGEAQRPVDP, from the coding sequence GTGAACGTGGAGGGCTGGGGACTCGTCATCATCCTGGGGGCGCTGATCGCGTTCGCGCCGTTCTCCAAGCGCCTCGCGGGAACGCCGATCACGCCCGCCATGGTGTTCACCGGCGTGGGGCTGCTGCTGGGGACAACGGCGCTCGGCGTGTGGGAGCCGTCGATCGGGTCGGCCGGTCTGCGGGTCATCGCCGAACTGTCGCTCACCCTCGTGCTGTTCTCGGACGCCGCCTCCATCGACTCCCGCCGCCTCATGCGGCAGACCTCCCTCCCGGCGCGCCTGCTGCTGATCGCGCTGCCGCTGACGATCCTGCTCGGGGCGCTGCTCGCGATGCCGCTGTTCCCCGAACTGTCGGTGTTCGCCGCCCTCGCCCTCGCGGTCATGCTCGCGCCGACCGATGCGGCGCTCGGGCAGACGGTGGTGTCGGACAAGCGCCTGCCCACGATGCTGCGCCAGGGGCTCAACGCCGAGAGCGGGCTCAACGACGGCATCTGCGTGCCGATCCTCGTCACGGCGGTCGCGTTCGCCGAGGTCGAGGAGGCTCCGGCGTTCGAGGGCCAGATCCTGCTCGATCTCGTGCGGGAGCTCTCGATCGCGCTCGCCGTGGGCGTGGTCCTCGGCCTCGCGGTGGTGGGGATCGTCCGCCTCGCCGACCGCCGTGGGTGGATGAGCGACGACTGGGCGATGATCGTCGCGGTCGCCGCAGCACTGCTCACCTACTCCGCGACGAACGAGCTGGGTGGCAGCGGGTTCATCGCGGCCTTCGTCGCCGGCATCGTCTACGGCCGCGGCGTCGGGCCTCGCGCGGTGACATGGATCCACCTCGACGAGCGCGTCGGCACGATGCTCAGCGCCGCGACCTTCCTGCTGTTCGGCGCGGTCATGGTGGGCCCGGCGCTCGCCGACCTCGACGTCTGGATCGCGCTCTACGCCGTGCTCAGCCTCACGGTCGTGCGGATGCTGCCGGTCGCCTTGTCGCTGCTGGGAAGCGGCGCGTCGGCGCCCACCACCCTGTTCGCCGGCTGGTTCGGTCCACGGGGGCTCGCGACCATCGTGTTCGCGTTGACGATCGTCGACGAATCGGGGCTCGCCGAGGCGCCCCTGATCACGGACGCCGCGACCGTCGTCGTCGTCCTCAGCATCATCGCGCACGGGCTGTCGGCCCCGTGGCTGACGGCTCGATACGCGCACTGGCTCGACGGCCACCGCGACGTCCTGGCCCACCGCGGCGAGGCGCAGCGCCCGGTCGACCCGTAG